In the genome of Thunnus maccoyii chromosome 15, fThuMac1.1, whole genome shotgun sequence, one region contains:
- the LOC121913390 gene encoding gibberellin-regulated protein 14-like gives MPAHCRTKPSTRPSTDPPPTLHRPSTRPSTRPSIDPPPDPPPDPPSTLHRPSTRPSTRPSTRPSTDPPPDPPLTLHRPSTRPSTRPSTDPPRLLHPTLHQTLHRPSTRPSTKPSIDPPPTLHRPSTRPSTDPPPDPPRLLHPTLHQTPHRPSTDPPRLLHPTLHQTLHPTLHPTLHVSSIRPSTDPPPTLHPTLHRPSTRPSTSPPSDPPPNPPPTLH, from the exons ATGC CAGCTCACTGCCGAACCAAACCCTCCACCCGACCCTCCACCGACCCTCCACCGACCCTCCACCGACCCTCCACCCGACCCTCCACCCGACCCTCCATCGACCCTCCACCCGACCCTCCACCCGACCCTCCATCGACCCTCCACCGACCCTCCACCCGACCCTCCACCCGACCCTCCACCCGACCCTCCACCGACCCTCCACCCGACCCTCCACTGACCCTCCACCGACCCTCCACCCGACCCTCCACCCGACCCTCCACCGACCCTCCACGTCTCCTCCATCCGACCCTCCACCAAACCCTCCACCGACCCTCCACCCGACCCTCCACCAAACCCTCCATCGACCCTCCACCGACCCTCCACCGACCCTCCACCCGACCCTCCACCGACCCTCCACCCGACCCTCCACGTCTCCTCCATCCGACCCTCCACCAAACCCCCCACCGACCCTCCACTGACCCTCCACGTCTCCTCCATCCGACCCTCCACCAAACCCTCCACCCGACCCTCCACCCGACCCTCCACGTCTCCTCCATCCGACCCTCCACCGACCCTCCACCGACCCTCCACCCGACCCTCCACCGACCCTCCACCCGACCCTCCACGTCTCCTCCATCCGACCCTCCACCAAACCCCCCACCGACCCTCCACTGA